The segment AGCTTCTACCCTACGGGAGAAACTCTCTACTGTCAACTGGGCACGCGCTGGGCTAGGCCTCCCTTTGGTGAGTCTCTGTTAAGAATACACTGATGGGGCCTATGTACATGAGCCATTTTTTGTCTTTCGATGATTAAAGTATTAATATTCTTTGATTTAATCATTATGTTCCTAATTCTTGCTCTCAGTTTTTAATTCTTTCTTCATTTTACTTTTTCTCAACATAATTTCTGACTTCATCATTTACATGTATCCTGCTAAACTATATTTTTCTCCTATATTGCTTTGTGTTATTTTATCtgaacttgtttttcatttcattcAGTAGTTATTTTCTTGGGTACTTTGCAAGTATGTAATTATTGCTATttcattgttttgctttgttttctgcTTAGATTGAAGAAGTGGGGCCTGTAGATGCAGTCACACAACATGATGTCACAGATTACAGGGAATGGACAGTTGTTAATTGTGAGTTTCATCACttatatattgaatcatgttGTCACAGTTCTGCGccaatgtgtatatttgtgtgtgcatGTTTATACATTTTGCTTTGGTTCCTTCTCAGCCTCCTCTGATAACTTGTCCGAAAGCCCAGAAGTACTGCAGCAGACGGGGTATCTGTACCCCTCTGTACCCACCTCTACAGCACAGCATGGGATGTCTGGAGGCATGTCACACGACCATGCTGTGCTCATTGGAGATACAGATGCTGAAAGTGTTACCATGAATGCAGGTGAGGCTGGGCAATAGTGAAAGATGGGGAAAGTAGAAGATTCTAAAGTGTGGAACACTGATTGTACTCCTTTGTAGCCTCAACCCCTAGGAAAGTGTATGACACTCGAGATGTTGGCGGCTCCCAAGACACGTTAATTGACTTTGATGATGACAAGTACAGGAGGAGACCCACTTTGAGTTGGTTGGCAAGGATACTCCGGTTAGTTCTGTgctatatgtataatatgttaCCATCCTGGTTCtggaataattacattttttcttttttttgcctctGCATAgataatgtctgtttttgttttttttctcttaattttGCAACGTTATACTATATATCTAGTTTACACTAGTGTTAGTTCTTAATGTTAAAGTTCACCTTCCCACCTGTAAAATTCTTAACCGCTAATAGGCTAGACTTAAAGGGTATTTAGTTATTTTGAGttaattgcaaaatattgcaTGTCAGCAGGCCTGGCTTTGGAGGTGCTTACTGACCCCAGTGGCTTCATTGGTAGGTTACAGCTGGTATTATGGTAATACCCACTGTTATAAAGATAATGCAGATACGTGGCTGTCCCTTTAGGTGTTGCAACATCattaaatccacaatgcttaaggggGAAGCCACAGCTCTGCTTTTCAGAAGAGTGGAGCCTCTTCCGGGGTAAGAACGCTGCAGCGGAAAGACAAGCTATGGGGTAGAGGGGTGCAGAATAAAGAGAAACGGGGAGGCGTGAGAGAGAATCAGGACACACACttacaaaatacatatataggggggtattcaattgtccacagGATCGAgcgtggaaaaactattaccgttaatacggtaatctctcgctggatttcagctcacagctccctgagctgcgagctgaaatccagcgagtaaattaccgtattaacgttttttccgcgcaggattaccgtaataacggtaatcctgcgcagaccgcgggattttcggcaatcccccggacaattgaatatgccccataaagtgaCATTTTTCTGCCCTCATCCCTTTTGAcctgaaagaaaattaaattatgTTCTGTTTCATTACAGCAACCGCACAGGCTCAAAATCTCGGCCAGCTTCAAGTATGCAACGGTTCCTGATTATCCTAATCATTGGTATCCTGGGTTTTCTAACTCTCATTTTACTCATGTCAAAGTGGGGCAGAGCGTCAGCTGACAACGACCCAAATCTTGACCCGCTATTCAACCCTAATATTCGAATTGGGCAGGAGTAGATTACTAAACCATTCCAGGGGGAAAGAAACGATTGAACTGTGTCCCCATTGCAATGTCCTATAAGGTCTAAGAATTCCAGTTGTACCAGGTGGAGAAGTAATTTGATGGGCTCATTTATATAATCGAATGGTCAGGAACCTGTTGCCATCATTTACTCCAAGCCCCTACAGTATTGGCGCTATGAAAAACAGGAATAAGTTGGTCCACTTGTGATGACAATGGTGTGTTTTGTTGTCTACAGGAGAGACTGGACTTATGGATATAAGAGCTGGTACATTGGCTAAGGGGTCCATGTGCCTTTTAGAAATGACAAAAGCAACACTCTGCCACTTCTACAGCCTGAATGGGCTGCTAAGCCTGAAACCTAGTACAGGTGTTGTGTACAACATACATATTCTTTATTTCTCAGTTTAATTTAACAATAATTATTTTCTCTGCATAGTGGAACACTCAGATTTGTAAATGGAAATCCAACAAAATTAACATAAACGAGAAGTATGACTTAATgtgtacaaatgtttttttagtgACTATTTTGCAATATTCCCATGTGtctttttggttctgattttggttcTTACACTCATCTGCAAACATCTTCAAAAGAAGAACGGTTCACTATATATGAACACAGTGATCAAGGATTGCACTTTTTTTGTAACTTGTAAACTTTGTACACTGGATTTAAATGAAATAGTGCAATCACTTTATCTCTGATGTAATGGGATCACTATTCTAAGCGGAAGTGAGACTAAAAATTAAACATTAGTAAGTTCTAAAAGATCACTAATGAACATACATTGATTAAAATGCACATCTATGATACCATTCTATAAAAATATTGTTGATTTCCAAGTATGTGgtaaaacctgggattttggggGTGCACACAATATGACCTAGCTTACATCTGAAGGTATGAGAGAGTGTGTGCAGGACTTACAGTTAGTTAACCACAATGGCCTTATATTTTGAAGGATAATTCAGTGGAATATCATATGTAAAACCCAGTCCAATCAAAATTACTCGCCTAGCTCGGGTGTTCACATGATCCAGAGGGCCTATTTTACAGTGTTAGGGGAAAAAATGACAGGCTTGACAGGAGTGAGAAGTCCCACTATGTCTGCTGCACCCCTTCCTGCTGACCGCAGATACAGTGCCAGTAGGTTTGAATTGTCCAGTGCAGAACGTGTACAAGATTTAGTGGGGGACACCAGATCCCAGCTAAGTAATCTTTTGGGATTAAGTTTTATTTATGATATTCTGTCCAAAGCTGGACTTTGCGTTTGGGTGGTTTTATACTATTAGGTGTGTCCACCTTGGGTGTAGGGGTTTTGCACAAATGTATCCACATTTGCGCTTGTCGCACACTCCACCTTGGATTGCAAAATTCCACAGTGGAGAAATATCAGAACAGATCACATTTATTGCACTGGGTAAGTTCTTCTaatgaaaaaaaattgaattggTCAATTATTTTCCACactatttaaaaaattattttcatggTATGTTTTTTGAGTTCACAACGAGGTGCTTTTAAATATTTGTGAGACCAGTAAAATTTGAATCTTCTATAAAAGGGGCTATATCTGTAAACCATTGTGACATCCACCTTATAAGATACACATATGCCAATAAGTGATACAAACTAATTAAAGGTAACATAATAGCTGGCACCCCCTTTCACAAATAATATTAGCATTTTGTAAATACGTTTACTCGCTCATTCAAATGCACTGCACAGTGATTCGCTGAAATAGTtttcaatacatatttaaatCTAACAATTATTTACACCTTGCTTAGGCAATCTGGCTTTTCAACTGTTATGGAACAGGCAGGCATTAATTCCACAGTAGCTGGAGATACATCGCTTGTCCTCCTCTTCTGTACACTATTTAGTATTAGGGATCATTTTAGAGGTTATAAGCAACTAATGGGTATTTGGCAGCTCTAGCAGTGATAGTTTGGCTTCTTATGATTAAACaaatttgtaatatttatttgatttaataaaattGAACAAAAAAGTGTTTTATGTTTGTGGGACATTAGATTAACAGGTTAACGCAGCTGATCTAAACATGAAGTATAATTTGGATATTATTGAATGTATAGCTTGAAGCAATGTGACCTGGTTCTTGTGTTCTAAAAATCAATCTACGCTGTCAACTAGCAGTGACATAATTCATGGCTCATTTGTCAAGTGACCTAATGACATTTTCTGGTTAAAGGGCAATAACGGTTGAAAGGAAAACTATAGGCAAATCATACCTCTTGTTTATTTTTCTACTAAAGGAAATATATTATCAAAatattaaatgtgttaaaataaatataattgaataTTGCCATTTGTTTCATTAGAAATACCTGCTAATATGTGATATTTACTGAATTGCTCTTATGCTCACCCTCTTTATTATGCCTACATATTTTTGCTGCATTTGTATTTGACTACTGTGCTTTAATCCTTGTCAAACTATAGACAAAATAGAGCAGTCACAAGGAACATTGTTCCCTATTGGAAGTTCTCACTGGCACATGTTCTGTTTTCAGCATGCTGAAGTTAATGAGCATGTTCCTTTTGTGAACGAATGGAAGAATTTTCCAGCGGGAACATTACCATTTTATTGTCTCTTGTTTAAGTGCGGGTTGGCCATAGTTAACATAATGCATTAAAACCCACAAGAAGTGCGAATATGTGGATGGACCTTCAGACAATATTAACAAGCTGTAATCTGAAGCCTACAGGAAAAATATACAACCGGAAAAAGGAAAATGGAGGATTTAAGAGGTGGtgcataaaaacaatatattctaAAGAAAGTGTGACATTTGACATATAATTGTGATCTTTGAATTATCATTACcttaaaaagtgtgtgtgtgtgtgtgtgtgtgtgtgtgtgtgtgtgtgtgtgtgtgtgtgtgtgtgtgtgtgtattcactGTGTACATGTGTGTCCAGGACTCTTCACTGTTTGTTGTGCACATGTATCTGCAGTATGGATTTCTTCACTTTTTTTCTTATCTCAATAGATAGAAGGGATCAGGAAAGGGAATAATACCAAGATATGTTTCTCTTTCATTtgatctgggggacactgctaccatgggtttgtatgagggagcatggagttggcacttaactagttaattaAATGTTTAATGTAGTTAGCTGGCAGGCTCCTCCCCTTTGCACCCACCTGTAGCCTTTGTgtagtttaagtgcccaaggaatTGGGTTGATCGTGTACTGCTCTGCAGTTACACTGCTTGCTGgtttaacttattttatttatattcattttatttaataacaatagTGGGTGTCTGTGCTGCATGCAGCACAAGGACTCCCTGGGTCTGTGATGGAAATTACTTCCAACACTGAACCCTgtcctttccttgccactgtgtacTGGCAGCTTAGACAGCACCGCTGTCACTTGTCATTCACTACATGTCCAGAGCGGCCATCAGGCATAGAGCCCCGAGACTTTGTAATGCGGACGGCCATTGTGGGGTCGGAACATACCAAGTCCCTCATTCGAGCGGAGGGGGGACTTGGATTCCGTAATCGCGGTCACAACCTGAGGGTACATCCGGTGTTCTCAGTTAACAGAATCTGTGTGCGGACCTCTCTGGGCCCTCCTGTTCCCTGGATCTACCTTATCTTTGGACCCACCGGATCTCTGGTTccacctgaactctggacccTCCTGATCACTGGACCCATCGGACCACTTCTGCGACTACCTGTTATCTGTCTGGACTTACCTGTTTCTGTGTTTCCTTCCTCCACGCCTGGTACCGGCTCTCTGCAGCCCTTCATTACTGCTATTACCATGTGTTTAATTTCAATTTACCATAAGTTTATCTTAAcctttatattcatttttacttcactttatattgtttttgcCACTGCCTTTCTGTTGTACTCCGTTCTTTAGTCCTAATTTACTGTTTTACTCCTATTAGTCCTAAATTTGCTCTGGTCCACTACGGTCTGCCTTTTGCTGCCCTCACCTCTGTGTTATTTCCTTacccctcctcctgcctcctctGCCATTTCCTCTCGCTCCTAGtccccctgtctctcaccatgccctTTCCTGTATCCATCTCCCCTTCACTGGTACAACTCTCACTGGCCCAAAtctcactgtcccatctctcaccctcccccacgctccatcaaccctgacaatctcatccacatctccccacttccctctctccccttctcatgtgccctcagGAACTCcagtccatccgtaacaaactgtcctccatccaTTACCTCTTCATATCCAACTTTTTTCACCTTATTGCCATCACtaaaacctggcttacttctgacactgcctcacccgctgctctctcctatgggggcctctccttcacccactccaccagatcgGATGAGCGCCCGgaaggtggagtgggcctcctatcccctagctgcacttctcgggtcattcccactgtaccttccctctctttctcctttgaagtacactccatccgtctcttctcccccatccacctttgTGTCTCTTAtcttgctgcctggcttccccactaccttttctctgaccttccctccatcatacttggggaCTTTAACattcctattgacaactgctctgaccctgccaccatcaaacttcttgccttTTCCACCTCCcttggccttactcagtggacctcatcccccacccactgtcttggtcactcccttgaccttgtcttctctcatctctgcggtCTCTGACTTATCCAACTCTTCCTTCcaactctctgaccaccatctcctctgcttcactctgtcctcctcccctgctcccacatTGCCTAAAGCTACCCTCAATAGGCACAACCTTGAggctattgaccctacctctttctccgctctcaaaactctcctatcacctctTACTtccctggcctgccctgacctGGCGTCCTCTCTCTAAAACCACTCCCTcgctactgccctggatgctgtcgccccgcCCCGGCTTCTATCTGCCggcgccgcctcattccccaaccctggcactccaaactcacccgcttcctccaaaagtgctctcgcactgctgaacgcctctggaggaaatctcattccctggctgacttccttcactttaaatttatcctctcttcattctgctctgccctctcccttgctaaacaaaccttcttaagtccctcatttcttctgtcTTCCAATCCCTGCCGCCTCTTTCCCACCCCCTCCTGTCTCgctttccctctccgcttctgactttgccacctttttctcttccaaaattgaggccatcagacagaACATCTCCTCCCATCCTTCTCCCGCCatcctcatcgcttcacctccctccaacaaccaactctggtgctccttctgccctacatcgggtgaagaagttcactcccttattctttccaccctctacctgtcttcttgatcccatctcctctcacctccttcgctctctcccactgcctgctcttaccttgcacaccttttcaacctatcgctctcctctggcgtagtcccctCCTAATTTAAACACACTTATCTCttctatcctcaaaaaacccaatcttgaccccacctctcttgctaattatcgcgcTATCTCACTTTTctcctatgcctccaaattacttgagtggattgtctgcagccgcctcaccagacacctctcgaacaattccctcctcgaccctctccaatccagtttctgccccctccactccaccgaaactgccctggccaaagttactaatgatctatcGGCCAAATCTAGGGGTCACTTCTACTATCCTACTCATCCTCGTCGACCTCTccacggccttcgacaccgtggaccaccccctcatGCTGCACActcttctccctctctgcctctctggatcTCTCCATGCCTGGTTcccctcataccttgctaaccgctccttctctgtattcatgtctggttcttcctcaccccctcccctctccctgtaggagtccctcagggctctgttctcggccctctactctttcgCTCTATACTTTCTCCCTTGGTTCTCTCATcttcttcagtatcacctttatgctgacgacattcaactctacatctcttctcctgatcttttttttttctccaccctcctcctctcccgtgtttttgactgtctctctgccatctcctcctggatgtcctcacgctttttCAAAATTCtaatctctaaaactgaactcattgggcccgagtcattaaggaaagtaaggcaaaaaaaaagaagtaagaaGTTCTAtgtgacaaaccatgttacaatgtaaggggtgcatattggtttattattttgcccataagataaatactgcctgttttgtcatgtagcacacaaatacttgatagctttatttttacaacgaaatttaaagttgatctaggacatgtcctacccgaactataaatctgtccccacattttaaattgacttccccctccaatgcaacatggttttgcccaggtgctaagttactccttttctatgctttgctctcttaatgactcaggcctattgtctttcctccccctagactcccctcccaccatgacctctttATCATAGTTAACACCagtatctcctctgtcacccaactccactgcctgggcgtcacccttgactcctctctctcttttgccccccacattcaatcccttgcccaagcctgacaattccaactatgcaacattgcccgcatccagcccttcctctctcaggatgccaccaaaactcatctacgcactcatcatctcacccCTCGATTATTGCAAAGACCTCCTTATGGGCCTTCCCCACatccatctcgcccccctccgctctatactcaatgcggctgcaagactcatcatcctttcacgccgctcctcctctgcatcccctctctgccttgccttacactggctccccttcccctacagaatccttttcaaactccttaccgtcacttacaaggctctctcccagtctactgcaccctatatctctaacctctccattcacactcctgcccgctccctgtgctcggccaatgaccgttgcctctcctccactctgatcacctcttcccactccagaatctaaGGCTTCTCCCTTGCgaccccccttcactggaacgacctcccttgcttcatccgtctctctcctaatctgtgctccttcaaacgggcacttaaaattcacctgttcctcaaagcctacccaccatccacttaaccccctcatctcctccgctctttctcccctttctcctcccggccccccttttctctccccatgcttcaactggctcccctttgtgcctgattttagtttaccctcccttaggatgtaagcttgtatgagcagtgccctcttccctcctgcctccatacctgttcttctgctccgtctttactgcatcagcctgcctggagtttctgaagtattggtattttttgtttattgttcagtactgtttcaccctgtatagtctactgtttgtgctttgtacggcgctgcggaaatcttgtggcgcctaacaaataaaggataatgataataaaaataataattgtgaaatGCCTACCAGACTATCCTCTGTGCAACCTCAGAGGGATCACTTACTAATAACAAACTACTGATTGAGAGGTGTTGTTTTGGGGCTACTAGCCGGGGACAAAGCCAATATTTTCTAAACATTTTTCATCCTGCACTATAGTGTGACTATTAGCTTTCTGTACTATTGCTTAAAGCGGGTGCATTAGTGCAGCAGTTACCTTGTTTAGCGGAAAATGTCTGACAAGGGAAAAGCACCCTGTGTAAAATAATTTTACCTGTTCCAAGTGTAAAGTCAAACTCCCTAGTGGACAGCAGAATCTGAGTGCGGTTTGTGCAGAGTGTGAAAAATGGAGTCTGTGGTAAACAGGCCCAGAGGAGCACACCACCCGGGGTAGAGGATCTCGTGTGGACAACTACGCTGGCACAGTCAGTAACAACACTTGTGCACCTTCTCAGCTATCCGGCAGAGATACCAGCGCTCGCTGTGGCTTCCACTTCGGCTCTTGGTGTAGTTACTACTACAACGGTCCTGGTACCCATTGCGAATGTGGATATGGACCTGGGACCTACGGTTCCTTCACCCCCTCCTCTCTCCAGGGCCCTTCTCATGGGGATTCCACTTTGTCCACAACCTTGTTTAAGGGCCATGGCAGACTAAAACAGGTCCTGGACTTGCCCAGACCCCTGGTGCATTGAAACGAGCGTCACAGGTCTGGTCATCCTCTTCCTTCGGTTTCTGATTCGGGTCATCGGAAGAAGAGGGTGATCTCGTGGAGGATTCGGATTCCCCTCAGGTGGCGGAAGGGGACTAGCCTTCCAGAAATCAGGGCATTGAAGATTTTATACTGGCAGTTTGCCAAGCCGTGGAC is part of the Mixophyes fleayi isolate aMixFle1 chromosome 10, aMixFle1.hap1, whole genome shotgun sequence genome and harbors:
- the ZFPL1 gene encoding zinc finger protein-like 1, with amino-acid sequence MGLCKCPKRKVTNLFCFEHRVNVCEHCLVANHAKCIVQSYLQWLQDSDYNPNCRLCNTLLSSNETARLVCYDLFHWSCLNDLASQLPPNTAPAGYQCPSCQGPIFPPSNLVSPVASTLREKLSTVNWARAGLGLPLIEEVGPVDAVTQHDVTDYREWTVVNSSSDNLSESPEVLQQTGYLYPSVPTSTAQHGMSGGMSHDHAVLIGDTDAESVTMNAASTPRKVYDTRDVGGSQDTLIDFDDDKYRRRPTLSWLARILRNRTGSKSRPASSMQRFLIILIIGILGFLTLILLMSKWGRASADNDPNLDPLFNPNIRIGQE